The following proteins are encoded in a genomic region of Gossypium hirsutum isolate 1008001.06 chromosome D05, Gossypium_hirsutum_v2.1, whole genome shotgun sequence:
- the LOC107906741 gene encoding uncharacterized protein isoform X1, which translates to MGPPKKHFVPFLLLLAFCILLLLYSPRPNSISTQFPLNPHSIASSTATSASASSTFSLIIKVLTFNRLNSLTRCLTSLSKAHYHPDHPVHLHIFVDHFPNQTQSDIDLKLQESLGILRFVDGFQWKWGQKVVHYRTTNVGLQAQWLEAWWPTSDDEFAFVVEDDLELSPLFFKYLRALILNYYYNASNFSPFVYGASLQRPRFVPGKHGNKMLLEKTSGLFLYQLVGTWGQLLFPKPWKEFRLWYDDHRAKGIKPFLDGMISTGWYKKMGERIWSPWFIKFIHSRGYFNIYTKFPDEKSLSVSHRDAGVNYGKTAGPDSQLLDENSLDSDFPEMKSLSTMKKYDFCFREVVSGRIVWSLNDLGSILPSVQKKEAVLLVSLFGVSETVTRNLLCHFERLNIWNYIFIGPATDFLFHLAQGGHPVIDADGFLEDIKSFKSLRIQESNARLIKEILLKAYVVKKGLELGYNTWVVDGNMVFIDNEFFLDPMDNFYAGESLDLFYVKNSPSAHKIWTHDFLHDVAAMGDKIALPSDTVNFASVMAKLVGQKGIRFKRIDEKSFGMKIGNQNLNQALETNKKVVYWFRELDMNSIQKHLQEMSLWVIDNDSSCRAVVCHNS; encoded by the exons ATGGGCCCTCCGAAGAAACACTTCGTCCCTTTCCTCCTCCTCCTTGCCTTCTGCATCCTCCTCCTCCTTTACTCGCCTCGCCCAAATTCCATCTCTACCCAATTCCCTCTAAATCCCCACTCTATCGCCAGCAGTACCGCCACCTCTGCCTCCGCCTCCTCAACCTTTTCCCTTATTATCAAAGTCCTCACTTTTAACCGTCTCAACTCCCTCACCCGCTGCCTCACCTCCCTTTCAAAAGCCCACTACCACCCCGACCACCCAGTCCACCTCCACATCTTCGTCGACCATTTCCCGAACCAAACCCAATCCGACATCGACCTCAAACTTCAGGAGTCGCTTGGAATTCTGCGGTTTGTCGATGGGTTCCAGTGGAAGTGGGGTCAAAAGGTCGTTCATTACAGAACCACCAATGTGGGTCTTCAGGCTCAATGGTTAGAAGCCTGGTGGCCTACTTCTGATGATGAGTTCGCCTTTGTTGTGGAAGATGATTTGGAGCTTTCACCACTGTTTTTTAAGTATTTGAGGGCTTTGATCTTGAATTATTATTACAATGCttccaattttagtccttttgttTATGGAGCTTCCCTTCAGCGCCCAAGGTTTGTTCCAG GTAAACATGGAAACAAGATGCTACTGGAGAAGACCTCTGGTCTTTTCTTGTACCAACTGGTTGGAACCTGGGGCCAACTTCTCTTTCCAAAGCCTTGGAAAGAGTTTAGGTTGTGGTATGATGATCACAGGGCAAAAGGCATCAAGCCATTTCTTGATGGGAtg ATTTCCACGGGTTGGTACAAGAAGATGGGAGAAAGAATATGGAGTCCTTGGTtcattaaattcattcattctcgTGGCTATTTTAATATCTACACAAAATTTCCAGATGAGAAATCACTTAGCGTCTCCCACAGGGATGCTGGTGTTAACTATGGAAAAACAGCTGGGCCAGATTCTCAACTATTAGATGAAAATTCTCTTGATTCTGATTTTCCGGAAATGAAATCTTTGAGTACTATGAAGAAGTATGATTTCTGTTTCAGAGAAGTAGTTTCTGGAAGAATTGTATGGTCCTTGAATGATCTTGGATCTATTCTTCCCTCTGTGCAGAAAAAGGAAGCTGTTCTGCTTGTCAGCCTATTTGGGGTGTCGGAGACAGTTACTAGAAACCTTCTTTGCCATTTTGAGAGGCTAAATATTTGGAATTACATTTTCATCGGTCCTGCAACTGACTTTCTGTTTCATCTTGCTCAAGGGGGACATCCTGTGATTGATGCAGATGGATTTCTCGAAGAtatcaaatcattcaaatcacTGAGAATTCAAGAGTCAAATGCTAGGCTTATCAAAGAGATTCTGTTGAAGGCTTATGTTGTCAAAAAAGGTTTAGAATTGGGTTATAATACTTGGGTGGTggatggaaacatggtttttatTGATAATGAATTTTTTCTTGATCCCATGGACAACTTTTATGCAGGGGAGAGCTTGGACCTCTTCTATGTCAAGAACTCACCTTCTGCTCACAAAATTTGGACTCATGATTTTCTACATGATGTTGCAGCTATGGGGGATAAGATTGCACTACCAAGTGATACCGTAAATTTTGCATCTGTAATGGCAAAACTGGTTGGACAGAAAGGAATCAGATTTAAGCGCATTGATGAGAAAAGCTTTGGCATGAAAATTGGTAACCAAAATCTCAATCAAGCATTGGAAACTAATAAAAAGGTGGTTTACTGGTTCAGAGAGTTAGATATGAATTCGATTCAGAAGCATCTTCAAGAAATGAGTCTATGGGTCATAGATAATGACTCTTCCTGCAGAGCTGTAGTTTGTCACAACTCATAA
- the LOC107902791 gene encoding protein NRT1/ PTR FAMILY 4.5, with amino-acid sequence MEYSASTIKLGSRISCHFHYKDQSPCLVFIKTTLIHFIPTSQASKMDGKKGGFRACCFVFALGALENIGFVANMVSMVIYFHYLLKFDIPTSSNTLTNFLGSVCLLSLLGGFISDTYLNRLYTILIFGSLEVIGLSMVTIQAYSKDLRPDITCEKSCIKGGIALMFYGSLSILAIGTGGVKGALPALGADQFDSKDPKGAKQLGSYFNWYMLSTTFGAMIGVTFVVWVSINKDWYWGFFMGTMAAIVGFIAIALGKPFYHYPPLRSSPLLRIAQVIVVAFKNRRLTLPENPDELFEINDIDKYQYDEKLPHTNQFRLLDKAAIVPLETFPQPWKVCTVTQVEEVKVLTRMLPILASTIIMNTCLAQLQTFSVLQGAFMDQHIFGKKFPPASIPIFPLVFMTFLIPIYEFVVVPFARKITGHPSGITQLQRVGVGLILSIISMGVAGIIEVKRRDQSIKDPFNPISLFWLSFQYGIFGLADMFTIVGLMEFFYKEAPSGMKSLATSFAWLSLSFGYFLSSAFVDIMNAVTKKIAPSKKGWIEGDNLDESNLNLFYWFLAVLSTLNFVVYLLCASWYKYKEDTAESETESRNDQ; translated from the exons ATGGAGTATTCGGCTTCAACAATAAAGCTGGGGTCTAGAATTTCTTGCCATTTCCATTATAAAGACCAGTCTCCATGCCTTGtcttcatcaaaacaacattgaTCCACTTCATTCCAACCTCTCAAGCTTCAAAAATG gaTGGAAAGAAAGGTGGATTCAGAGCTTGCTGTTTTGTTTTTG CTCTTGGGGCCCTTGAGAATATCGGGTTTGTTGCTAACATGGTTAGCATGGTTATCTATTTTCATTACTTACTGAAATTCGATATTCCAACTTCTTCAAATACTCTCACAAACTTCTTGGGATCAGTATGCTTGCTTTCACTGTTAGGAGGCTTCATTTCGGACACTTACTTGAACCGACTGTATACGATTTTGATATTTGGATCACTGGAAGTAATA GGTTTGTCAATGGTGACCATCCAGGCTTATTCAAAAGACCTGCGTCCGGATATTACTTGCGAGAAAAGTTGTATCAAAGGTGGCATAGCGTTGATGTTCTACGGCTCACTTTCGATATTGGCTATCGGTACAGGTGGAGTCAAGGGTGCTCTTCCAGCTCTTGGTGCTGACCAGTTTGATTCCAAGGATCCAAAAGGAGCAAAGCAGCTTGGAAGTTATTTCAATTGGTACATGTTAAGCACCACTTTTGGAGCAATGATCGGCGTCACATTCGTCGTTTGGGTCAGCATAAACAAGGATTGGTACTGGGGTTTCTTCATGGGAACTATGGCTGCCATTGTTGGATTCATTGCCATTGCCCTCGGGAAGCCATTTTATCACTATCCACCTCTTCGGAGCAGCCCACTACTGAGAATAGCACAG GTTATAGTGGTTGCATTCAAGAACAGAAGATTAACATTACCGGAAAATCCCGACGAACTTTTCGAGATCAATGATATAGACAAATATCAGTATGATGAAAAACTCCCTCATACAAATCAGTTCAG GTTACTAGACAAGGCTGCCATTGTCCCTCTAGAGACTTTTCCACAgccatggaaagtttgcacagtGACACAAGTGGAGGAAGTCAAGGTTTTAACAAGGATGTTGCCCATCTTAGCCAGCACCATTATAATGAACACGTGTTTGGCACAATTGCAGACATTCTCGGTGCTCCAAGGGGCCTTCATGGATCAACATATTTTCGGGAAAAAATTCCCTCCGGCATCGATACCAATCTTTCCTCTAGTTTTCATGACATTCTTAATACCAATCTACGAGTTTGTTGTTGTCCCTTTTGCTCGAAAAATCACTGGACATCCATCCGGAATCACACAGCTTCAACGAGTCGGTGTCGGACTTATTCTCTCGATCATATCAATGGGTGTGGCCGGCATAATCGAAGTTAAGAGGAGGGATCAGTCCATAAAAGATCCATTCAACCCTATTAGTCTATTCTGGTTATCCTTCCAATACGGAATATTTGGACTAGCAGACATGTTCACCATTGTAGGACTAATGGAGTTCTTCTACAAGGAAGCTCCCTCGGGGATGAAATCGCTAGCTACGTCATTCGCATGGCTGTCGCTATCATTCGGCTACTTCTTGAGTTCCGCCTTCGTCGACATTATGAACGCAGTCACCAAGAAGATCGCCCCAAGCAAGAAAGGGTGGATAGAGGGTGATAACTTGGACGAGAGTAATCTGAATCTCTTCTATTGGTTCCTAGCagttctcagcacacttaacttCGTTGTCTATCTGCTTTGTGCTTCATGGTACAAGTACAAAGAAGACACCGCAGAATCCGAAACAGAAAGCAGAAATGATCAATAA
- the LOC107906741 gene encoding uncharacterized protein isoform X2, with protein sequence MGPPKKHFVPFLLLLAFCILLLLYSPRPNSISTQFPLNPHSIASSTATSASASSTFSLIIKVLTFNRLNSLTRCLTSLSKAHYHPDHPVHLHIFVDHFPNQTQSDIDLKLQESLGILRFVDGFQWKWGQKVVHYRTTNVGLQAQWLEAWWPTSDDEFAFVVEDDLELSPLFFKYLRALILNYYYNASNFSPFVYGASLQRPRFVPGKHGNKMLLEKTSGLFLYQLVGTWGQLLFPKPWKEFRLWYDDHRAKGIKPFLDGMISTGWYKKMGERIWSPWFIKFIHSRGYFNIYTKFPDEKSLSVSHRDAGVNYGKTAGPDSQLLDENSLDSDFPEMKSLSTMKKYDFCFREVVSGRIVWSLNDLGSILPSVQKKEAVLLVSLFGVSETVTRNLLCHFERLNIWNYIFIGPATDFLFHLAQGGHPVIDADGFLEDIKSFKSLRIQESNARLIKEILLKAYVVKKGESLDLFYVKNSPSAHKIWTHDFLHDVAAMGDKIALPSDTVNFASVMAKLVGQKGIRFKRIDEKSFGMKIGNQNLNQALETNKKVVYWFRELDMNSIQKHLQEMSLWVIDNDSSCRAVVCHNS encoded by the exons ATGGGCCCTCCGAAGAAACACTTCGTCCCTTTCCTCCTCCTCCTTGCCTTCTGCATCCTCCTCCTCCTTTACTCGCCTCGCCCAAATTCCATCTCTACCCAATTCCCTCTAAATCCCCACTCTATCGCCAGCAGTACCGCCACCTCTGCCTCCGCCTCCTCAACCTTTTCCCTTATTATCAAAGTCCTCACTTTTAACCGTCTCAACTCCCTCACCCGCTGCCTCACCTCCCTTTCAAAAGCCCACTACCACCCCGACCACCCAGTCCACCTCCACATCTTCGTCGACCATTTCCCGAACCAAACCCAATCCGACATCGACCTCAAACTTCAGGAGTCGCTTGGAATTCTGCGGTTTGTCGATGGGTTCCAGTGGAAGTGGGGTCAAAAGGTCGTTCATTACAGAACCACCAATGTGGGTCTTCAGGCTCAATGGTTAGAAGCCTGGTGGCCTACTTCTGATGATGAGTTCGCCTTTGTTGTGGAAGATGATTTGGAGCTTTCACCACTGTTTTTTAAGTATTTGAGGGCTTTGATCTTGAATTATTATTACAATGCttccaattttagtccttttgttTATGGAGCTTCCCTTCAGCGCCCAAGGTTTGTTCCAG GTAAACATGGAAACAAGATGCTACTGGAGAAGACCTCTGGTCTTTTCTTGTACCAACTGGTTGGAACCTGGGGCCAACTTCTCTTTCCAAAGCCTTGGAAAGAGTTTAGGTTGTGGTATGATGATCACAGGGCAAAAGGCATCAAGCCATTTCTTGATGGGAtg ATTTCCACGGGTTGGTACAAGAAGATGGGAGAAAGAATATGGAGTCCTTGGTtcattaaattcattcattctcgTGGCTATTTTAATATCTACACAAAATTTCCAGATGAGAAATCACTTAGCGTCTCCCACAGGGATGCTGGTGTTAACTATGGAAAAACAGCTGGGCCAGATTCTCAACTATTAGATGAAAATTCTCTTGATTCTGATTTTCCGGAAATGAAATCTTTGAGTACTATGAAGAAGTATGATTTCTGTTTCAGAGAAGTAGTTTCTGGAAGAATTGTATGGTCCTTGAATGATCTTGGATCTATTCTTCCCTCTGTGCAGAAAAAGGAAGCTGTTCTGCTTGTCAGCCTATTTGGGGTGTCGGAGACAGTTACTAGAAACCTTCTTTGCCATTTTGAGAGGCTAAATATTTGGAATTACATTTTCATCGGTCCTGCAACTGACTTTCTGTTTCATCTTGCTCAAGGGGGACATCCTGTGATTGATGCAGATGGATTTCTCGAAGAtatcaaatcattcaaatcacTGAGAATTCAAGAGTCAAATGCTAGGCTTATCAAAGAGATTCTGTTGAAGGCTTATGTTGTCAAAAAAG GGGAGAGCTTGGACCTCTTCTATGTCAAGAACTCACCTTCTGCTCACAAAATTTGGACTCATGATTTTCTACATGATGTTGCAGCTATGGGGGATAAGATTGCACTACCAAGTGATACCGTAAATTTTGCATCTGTAATGGCAAAACTGGTTGGACAGAAAGGAATCAGATTTAAGCGCATTGATGAGAAAAGCTTTGGCATGAAAATTGGTAACCAAAATCTCAATCAAGCATTGGAAACTAATAAAAAGGTGGTTTACTGGTTCAGAGAGTTAGATATGAATTCGATTCAGAAGCATCTTCAAGAAATGAGTCTATGGGTCATAGATAATGACTCTTCCTGCAGAGCTGTAGTTTGTCACAACTCATAA
- the LOC107902790 gene encoding pentatricopeptide repeat-containing protein DOT4, chloroplastic, translated as MHVKPCNYSNLTKILLSLCSKSKSFLQTKQTHAFAILHGLLPTDISISASLILRYSAFSSPSTCHLLFQQALPYSRTPFLWNTFIRALSIVRVKHDGFQFHVYNTMLRTGIKPDVHTFPFLLKACADVFCFKKGVEIHGSVFKTGFGADVSVGNTLLLFYGNCGGLRETRKLFDEMRERDVVSWNTVLGVFSVNGFYLEALNFFSLMNFSSGMKPNMVTFVTLLPVCGRIGDKRLVAQIHGSVVKVGFNFEVSIGNALVDAYGKCWNSDDSKRVFDEMVDKNGVSWNAIITSLAYMGLNRDALDMFRLMMDVGLKPDSFTISSMIALLVELEFFNLAKEIHGFSLRFGIEHDVFISNTLIDMYAKSGHPSAASNVFHHMNVRRNVVSWNAMVANFAQNRLELAAIELLRDMQAHGEVPDSITLTNVLPACGQVGFLRNGKEIHGRTIRLGSNHDLFVSNALTDMYAKCGYLNLAQNVFNNSVKDEISYNILIVGYSQTSEWTKSVGLFSEMGLIGLKHEVVSFMGVVSACANQAAFKQGKEIHGLAVRKHFHTHLFVANSLLDFYTTCGEIDTARKLFDQIQHKDVASWNTMILGYGMLGELNLAISFFEALKEAGIEYDSVSYIAILSACSHGGLLDEGRKYFEAMKAQKFKPTEMHYACMVDLLGRAGLLEEAEQLIKSLPITPDANIWGALLGACRIFGNVGLGCWAAENLFKLKPQHAGYYAVLSNMFAEAGKWDEANRVKEMMKLRGARKKPGCSWVHIQDQVHAFVVGERMERLNPTLWLA; from the coding sequence ATGCACGTAAAGCCATGTAATTACAGTAATCTAACCAAAATTCTCCTCTCCCTCTGCTCCAAGTCCAAATCTTTTCTCCAAACCAAACAAACTCACGCCTTTGCCATCCTCCATGGCCTCCTCCCCACTGATATTTCCATCTCCGCCTCTCTCATTCTCCGCTACTCTGCTTTCAGTTCCCCTTCAACTTGTCACCTTCTGTTCCAACAAGCTCTTCCCTATTCTCGAACACCTTTCTTATGGAACACCTTCATCCGTGCTTTATCCATTGTTAGAGTTAAGCACGACGGATTTCAGTTTCATGTTTACAATACAATGCTTCGAACCGGAATAAAACCCGACGTCCATACTTTTCCTTTCCTTCTCAAGGCATGTGCCGatgttttttgttttaaaaaaggtGTGGAGATTCATGGAAGTGTTTTTAAAACTGGGTTTGGTGCAGATGTTTCAGTAGGGAATACCCTTCTGCTTTTTTATGGCAATTGCGGGGGTTTGAGGGAAACGAGGAAATTGTTTGATGAAATGCGTGAGAGAGACGTTGTGTCGTGGAATACGGTTCTTGGAGTTTTTTCGGTTAATGGATTTTACTTGGAGGCCCTTAATTTTTTCTCCCTGATGAATTTTAGTTCTGGGATGAAGCCCAATATGGTTACTTTTGTCACACTGTTGCCTGTTTGTGGAAGGATTGGAGATAAAAGGTTGGTAGCGCAGATTCATGGGAGTGTTGTTAAGGTTGGATTTAATTTTGAAGTTAGCATTGGGAATGCATTGGTTGATGCATATGGGAAATGTTGGAATTCAGATGATTCAAAAcgagtttttgatgaaatggTGGATAAAAATGGGGTTTCTTGGAATGCAATAATTACTAGTCTAGCTTACATGGGGCTCAATAGGGATGCATTGGATATGTTTAGGTTGATGATGGATGTTGGGCTGAAACCTGATTCCTTCACTATATCAAGTATGATAGCATTGTTGGTTGAATtagaatttttcaatttagcaAAGGAGATTCATGGTTTTAGTTTGAGATTTGGTATCGAACACGATGTTTTCATTTCAAACACATTGATTGATATGTATGCAAAATCAGGTCACCCCAGTGCAGCTTCAAATGTGTTTCACCACATGAATGTTAGAAGAAATGTTGTTTCATGGAATGCCATGGTTGCCAATTTTGCTCAAAATAGGCTTGAATTAGCGGCTATAGAACTACTAAGAGATATGCAGGCTCATGGCGAGGTTCCAGATTCTATCACCTTAACAAATGTTCTGCCAGCTTGTGGACAGGTAGGGTTTCTTCGAAATGGAAAAGAAATTCATGGTAGAACAATTCGTCTCGGATCCAATCATgatctgtttgtttctaatgctCTGACAGACATGTATGCAAAATGTGGATACCTAAATCTTGCTCAAAATGTCTTTAACAACTCAGTTAAGGATGAAATCTCTTACAATATTTTGATTGTAGGCTATTCTCAAACTAGTGAATGGACAAAATCTGTGGGTTTATTCTCAGAAATGGGGCTCATTGGCTTGAAGCATGAAGTAGTTTCATTCATGGGTGTTGTATCAGCCTGTGCAAACCAAGCCGCATTCAAGCAAGGCAAAGAGATCCATGGATTGGCAGTGAGAAAGCATTTTCACACTCATCTCTTTGTTGCTAATTCCCTATTAGATTTCTACACTACATGTGGAGAAATTGACACTGCTAGGAAGCTCTTTGACCAGATTCAACACAAGGACGTTGCCTCATGGAATACTATGATTTTAGGTTACGGAATGCTAGGTGAATTAAACCTCGCCATCAGTTTTTTTGAAGCATTGAAGGAAGCAGGCATTGAGTATGATTCAGTTTCATATATTGCAATACTATCAGCTTGTAGCCATGGAGGACTACTTGATGAAGGGAGGAAATACTTCGAAGCAATGAAAGCTCAGAAATTTAAGCCAACAGAGATGCATTATGCGTGTATGGTTGATCTTCTTGGCAGGGCTGGCCTACTGGAAGAAGCAGAACAACTTATTAAAAGCTTGCCAATTACCCCAGATGCTAATATTTGGGGTGCTTTACTTGGTGCATGCAGAATTTTCGGAAATGTTGGGTTAGGGTGTTGGGCTGCCGAGAATTTGTTTAAGTTAAAGCCCCAGCATGCTGGATACTATGCTGTGCTTTCAAACATGTTTGCCGAAGCAGGGAAATGGGATGAGGCAAATAGGGTTAAGGAAATGATGAAATTGAGGGGCGCAAGGAAGAAACCTGGCTGTAGTTGGGTTCATATCCAAGACCAGGTTCATGCTTTTGTTGTTGGAGAGAGAATGGAGAGATTGAATCCAACCTTATGGCTTGCTTGA